Proteins co-encoded in one uncultured Bacteroides sp. genomic window:
- a CDS encoding amidohydrolase family protein → MDFKLDYKIIDAHSHLWLKQDTEVNGLPIRTMENGRSFFMDEVRQMVPPFMIDGKNSAEVFLSNMDYAQVSAAVVTQEYIDGIQNDYLLEVMRKYPSRFFVCGMCEFRRPGYFAQAKELIAAGFKAIKIPAQRLLLKEGRVYLNCEEMMQMFHYMESHGIMLSIDLADGTTQTGELEEVIKECPNLKVAIGHFAMVTMPDWLEQVKLARYPNVMIESGGITWLFNDEFYPFNGAVKAIKEAADLVGMEKLMWGSDYPRTITAITYKMSYDFVLKSNELSYNEKALFLGKNAEKFYGFKDLIELPYIKNMSE, encoded by the coding sequence ATGGACTTTAAATTAGATTATAAAATAATAGATGCACATAGTCATCTATGGCTGAAACAAGATACTGAGGTCAACGGATTACCTATCCGCACCATGGAAAACGGACGTTCATTCTTTATGGATGAAGTCCGCCAGATGGTTCCTCCGTTTATGATTGACGGAAAGAATAGTGCCGAAGTATTCCTTTCAAACATGGACTATGCTCAGGTGTCGGCAGCTGTAGTAACTCAGGAGTATATTGACGGAATACAAAACGATTACCTGTTGGAAGTAATGCGTAAGTATCCCAGCAGATTCTTTGTCTGCGGAATGTGCGAGTTTCGCCGTCCGGGATATTTTGCTCAGGCAAAAGAACTAATCGCAGCCGGTTTCAAAGCAATAAAGATTCCTGCTCAGAGATTGCTTCTGAAAGAGGGAAGGGTTTACCTGAACTGTGAGGAGATGATGCAGATGTTCCATTATATGGAATCACATGGCATTATGCTTTCAATAGATCTGGCCGACGGAACAACACAAACCGGAGAATTGGAAGAGGTGATTAAGGAATGCCCCAATCTGAAAGTTGCCATCGGACACTTTGCAATGGTTACCATGCCTGATTGGTTGGAGCAGGTTAAACTTGCCCGATATCCGAATGTAATGATTGAATCGGGTGGCATAACCTGGCTTTTCAATGATGAGTTCTATCCTTTCAATGGTGCGGTGAAGGCTATTAAAGAAGCGGCCGACCTTGTAGGAATGGAGAAACTGATGTGGGGATCTGATTATCCGCGCACAATTACGGCCATCACTTACAAGATGTCTTATGACTTTGTTCTGAAATCGAATGAACTTTCTTACAATGAAAAGGCTCTTTTCCTTGGAAAGAATGCAGAGAAGTTCTATGGATTCAAGGATCTTATAGAGCTGCCGTACATTAAAAACATGTCT
- a CDS encoding aldo/keto reductase, with amino-acid sequence MDYKEIGKTGMKVSSLSFGASSLGGVFHDIREAEGIKAVFTAVENGLNFIDVSPYYGHYKAETVLGKALKDMNRSDYYLSTKVGRYGENGVNTWDYSGKKATESVYESMERLHVDYIDLINVHDIEFSDMNQVVNETLPALVALREKGIVKHVGITDLQLENLKWVIDRVPEGTVESVLNFCHYCLNDDKLADFLDYFESKNVGVINASPLSMGLLSQRGVPSWHPAPASLVEACAKAAQHCTSKNYPIEKLAIQYSVSNPRIASTLFSSANPDNVLKNIEFVNEPIDWKLVEEVQDIIGDQKRVSWSNS; translated from the coding sequence ATGGATTACAAGGAAATAGGAAAGACAGGAATGAAAGTTTCCAGTCTTAGCTTCGGAGCATCGTCATTAGGTGGAGTGTTTCACGATATTCGTGAAGCTGAAGGAATCAAAGCTGTATTTACAGCTGTAGAAAACGGATTGAACTTTATCGATGTATCTCCTTATTATGGACATTACAAAGCAGAAACCGTATTAGGAAAAGCTTTAAAAGATATGAACCGTTCAGATTATTACCTTTCTACAAAGGTAGGTCGTTATGGTGAGAACGGCGTAAACACATGGGACTATTCCGGAAAGAAAGCAACTGAAAGTGTTTACGAGAGTATGGAGCGTCTTCATGTTGATTACATCGATCTGATTAACGTTCACGATATTGAATTCTCTGATATGAATCAGGTGGTTAACGAAACACTTCCTGCTTTAGTTGCTTTGCGTGAAAAAGGAATTGTGAAGCACGTTGGTATTACAGACCTTCAGTTGGAAAACCTGAAGTGGGTGATTGACCGTGTACCAGAAGGAACTGTAGAAAGCGTACTTAACTTCTGCCATTACTGCCTGAACGATGATAAACTAGCTGATTTCCTTGATTACTTTGAATCAAAGAATGTAGGTGTTATCAACGCATCTCCACTGTCAATGGGATTACTTTCACAACGTGGTGTTCCATCATGGCATCCGGCTCCGGCTTCATTGGTTGAAGCTTGCGCAAAGGCTGCTCAACACTGTACTTCAAAGAATTATCCTATCGAAAAACTTGCTATTCAGTACTCAGTAAGCAATCCGCGTATTGCAAGTACTTTGTTTAGCTCTGCTAATCCGGATAATGTTCTTAAGAATATTGAATTTGTAAATGAGCCAATCGACTGGAAATTAGTTGAAGAAGTGCAAGATATTATTGGCGATCAGAAACGTGTAAGCTGGTCTAATTCTTAA
- a CDS encoding LacI family DNA-binding transcriptional regulator — protein MNKKKHVSLKQLAAELGVSISTVSRALKGSPEISNAMIERVKALAKELNYRPNPFAISLLKDTPRIIGIIIPDIVTHFYSSIISGIEDVATQNGYFAIITSSYEQYEREKQCVDHLVNTRVEGIIACLSQETKDFSHFENLANANIPIVFFDRVCLTNLFSSVVADNIESAKQVTLHLLENNSKRIGFIGGSNHLDIVKQRKHGYLEALREKGIPIERELVVCEKMTYDEGREAARKLLSLPNPPDAIVAMNDALAFAAMKEIKQQHLRIPEDVALVGYTDELHACYVEPNLTAVTHQTYKMGEAACKLLLNQLKDGGEIKQIIIPTQLQIRDSSIR, from the coding sequence ATGAACAAGAAAAAGCATGTGTCACTCAAACAATTAGCAGCAGAACTAGGAGTCTCTATTTCAACTGTATCAAGAGCTTTAAAGGGAAGTCCTGAAATAAGCAATGCCATGATTGAGCGCGTTAAGGCTTTGGCTAAAGAGCTGAATTACCGTCCCAATCCTTTTGCCATCAGCTTATTGAAAGACACTCCCAGAATCATTGGCATTATTATTCCTGATATAGTTACTCATTTCTACTCTTCCATAATCAGCGGAATAGAAGATGTTGCCACACAAAACGGATATTTTGCCATTATCACTTCCTCTTATGAGCAATATGAACGCGAAAAACAATGTGTGGATCATCTGGTTAACACAAGAGTGGAAGGTATTATTGCTTGTTTATCGCAAGAGACAAAGGATTTCAGTCATTTTGAGAATCTTGCCAATGCTAACATTCCAATTGTTTTCTTCGACAGGGTTTGTCTGACTAACCTATTCTCTTCCGTGGTTGCTGATAACATTGAATCGGCCAAACAAGTTACCCTCCACTTATTGGAAAACAACTCTAAAAGAATAGGTTTTATCGGAGGGAGCAATCATCTGGATATTGTTAAGCAACGGAAACATGGTTATCTGGAAGCATTGAGGGAAAAAGGAATTCCCATTGAACGGGAACTGGTGGTTTGTGAAAAAATGACCTATGATGAAGGAAGAGAGGCGGCTCGCAAACTACTTTCCTTACCTAATCCCCCGGATGCGATCGTTGCGATGAACGATGCTCTTGCATTTGCCGCCATGAAAGAAATAAAGCAGCAACACCTGCGAATTCCGGAAGACGTTGCTTTAGTTGGTTATACAGACGAATTGCATGCCTGTTATGTGGAACCCAATCTGACAGCCGTTACTCACCAGACATACAAGATGGGAGAAGCAGCATGTAAACTGCTACTTAACCAGCTTAAAGATGGAGGGGAAATAAAACAAATTATTATTCCCACCCAACTTCAGATCAGAGATTCTTCTATTAGATGA
- a CDS encoding flavin reductase — MERIEPSKLTENFFETISNEWMLITAGDKEKFNTMTASWGGIGYLWNKPVVYIFVRPERYTFEFLEKKDYFTVSFMGMENKDIHKICGKQSGRDIDKVKETGLVPHFTELGNVTFEQSRITLECKKLYSDLIKKDGFADPEFIDRWYNTHGNFHQMYVAEIVNAWI; from the coding sequence ATGGAAAGAATAGAACCAAGCAAACTAACAGAGAACTTTTTTGAAACAATCAGTAATGAATGGATGCTTATAACAGCAGGCGATAAAGAGAAATTTAATACTATGACTGCCAGCTGGGGTGGGATAGGATATCTTTGGAATAAGCCTGTAGTTTACATCTTCGTTCGTCCGGAACGATATACGTTTGAGTTCCTTGAGAAGAAAGATTATTTCACTGTTTCTTTTATGGGAATGGAGAACAAAGATATTCATAAGATTTGTGGCAAACAGTCTGGTCGTGATATTGATAAAGTAAAAGAAACCGGATTAGTTCCTCATTTTACAGAACTTGGCAATGTTACTTTCGAACAATCCCGCATTACACTGGAATGCAAGAAACTCTATTCTGACTTAATCAAGAAAGATGGTTTTGCCGATCCTGAATTCATTGACAGATGGTACAATACGCATGGCAATTTCCACCAAATGTATGTGGCCGAGATAGTAAACGCCTGGATATAA
- a CDS encoding YigZ family protein encodes MVNDDTYKTITEISESIYTEKRSKFIAIALPVRTIEEIKTYLDQYQKKYYDARHVCYAYMLGHERKDFRANDNGEPSGTAGKPILGQINSNELTDILIIVVRYFGGIKLGTSGLIVAYKAAAAEAIAAATIIEKTVDEDITVSFEYPFMNDIMRVVKEEEPEILSQTYDMDCIMTLRIRKSAMPKMRARLEKVETARIIEEEDQEEIE; translated from the coding sequence ATGGTAAATGACGATACTTATAAAACAATAACCGAAATTTCTGAAAGTATTTATACTGAAAAACGGAGTAAGTTTATAGCTATTGCCTTACCTGTGCGTACTATTGAAGAGATAAAAACCTATCTTGACCAATATCAAAAGAAATATTACGATGCCCGTCATGTTTGCTATGCTTATATGTTGGGGCATGAACGGAAAGATTTTCGTGCAAACGATAATGGAGAACCATCGGGAACAGCCGGGAAACCTATTCTCGGACAAATAAACTCTAATGAACTGACTGATATTCTGATTATTGTAGTCCGTTACTTTGGAGGAATAAAGCTGGGAACCAGTGGATTGATTGTTGCATATAAAGCTGCCGCTGCAGAAGCCATAGCTGCTGCCACCATTATTGAAAAGACTGTAGATGAAGATATTACTGTCTCTTTTGAATATCCTTTTATGAACGATATTATGAGGGTGGTAAAAGAAGAGGAGCCTGAGATTCTGAGCCAGACTTACGATATGGACTGTATTATGACATTGCGTATAAGGAAGTCCGCCATGCCAAAGATGAGAGCTCGATTGGAAAAGGTGGAAACTGCAAGAATCATCGAAGAGGAAGATCAGGAAGAGATAGAGTAG